A window of Rufibacter sp. LB8 contains these coding sequences:
- a CDS encoding DNA cytosine methyltransferase: MEKYKFIDLFAGAGGLSEGLESVGFQGLYANEIKKTYAQTYALNHPETKVDSRDIRLVDAAKVRNELGLKKGELDLLAGGPPCQGFSINAPKRESTDERNHLFREFIRFVDEFDPKAVLIENVPGLVSYEGGSTLHAILMELETHGYNAEVRILYAPHFGVPQMRWRTIIIGMQNYKDVSSAFPAPFHSAPVRVNFTSKFKGRKIVALPTEVELAKFVSVKDALDDLPVLKNGEEGSWLKPYKSEAQNDFQRLMRMGSSGVTNHEAAKLTSVNLERLAYIPVGGNWTNIPEYLLPKGMQKARRSDHTKRYGRVDPNGLSSTILTKCDPHWGAYFHYEDDRTFTVREAARLQTFPDIFKFVGSRIEQYEQVGNAVPPLLAAAIGRSIASALEFTKSENLRLDIAI, from the coding sequence ATGGAAAAATATAAATTCATTGACTTGTTTGCCGGAGCAGGAGGGCTATCAGAGGGTTTGGAAAGTGTTGGGTTTCAAGGCTTATATGCAAATGAAATTAAAAAAACATATGCTCAAACTTATGCTCTCAATCACCCAGAAACAAAAGTAGATTCGCGAGACATACGCTTAGTAGATGCAGCAAAAGTCAGAAATGAGCTCGGTTTAAAAAAAGGAGAGTTAGATTTACTTGCAGGAGGCCCTCCTTGCCAAGGTTTCTCTATTAACGCACCAAAGCGTGAATCAACGGATGAACGAAATCACCTTTTCCGTGAATTTATCCGTTTTGTTGATGAATTTGATCCAAAAGCTGTTCTCATTGAAAATGTACCTGGATTGGTATCCTACGAAGGAGGATCAACACTTCATGCAATCTTGATGGAACTTGAGACCCACGGTTATAATGCTGAAGTTAGAATTCTTTATGCCCCTCATTTTGGGGTGCCTCAAATGCGGTGGCGTACAATAATAATTGGAATGCAGAACTATAAGGATGTTTCCTCCGCATTTCCCGCTCCTTTCCATTCTGCGCCAGTACGGGTAAATTTCACTTCAAAATTCAAAGGACGAAAGATTGTAGCACTTCCTACTGAAGTTGAGTTAGCAAAATTTGTAAGTGTTAAAGATGCCTTAGATGATTTACCTGTTCTTAAAAACGGTGAAGAAGGAAGTTGGTTAAAACCTTATAAAAGCGAAGCACAAAACGATTTCCAAAGGCTCATGCGTATGGGTTCTTCAGGTGTAACCAACCACGAAGCCGCAAAATTGACAAGTGTAAATTTGGAGAGATTAGCATATATACCTGTTGGTGGCAACTGGACTAACATACCTGAATATTTACTTCCCAAAGGTATGCAAAAGGCAAGGCGCTCAGACCATACCAAGCGATATGGCCGGGTTGACCCTAATGGTTTATCATCTACAATTTTAACCAAATGCGACCCTCATTGGGGGGCTTATTTTCATTACGAAGATGATCGCACATTTACAGTTAGGGAAGCAGCCAGATTACAGACATTTCCCGATATCTTTAAATTCGTTGGGTCAAGAATTGAGCAGTACGAACAGGTAGGAAATGCCGTGCCACCTTTATTGGCGGCTGCTATTGGGCGTTCAATTGCCTCAGCATTAGAGTTCACTAAAAGCGAAAATTTAAGACTTGACATAGCGATTTAA
- a CDS encoding NotI family restriction endonuclease produces MASTIYEFFGYRPEDESLQALEAASNCRCPILKDTCEKTLNDGKISGVCSLKPITSDPVICCPIRLYAEDYKMLSDIVKIAFGKDYPLVLGKEALNKVKSSKAECIAVFGKRWGGELRLPQRSGSGSYFVDWVLAKLSNDGQLEEFVAVEVQTIDSTGNYRNGVFELEESRTQVKTTAGLNWENVSKRILPQLIYKGQVLQREELCKKGLFFVCPEPVYTKITNRLGGQKGLLKYSLQPASISFIPYNYDFTKSTNFGELIPLMSIGAHSTTVYKVQEAFNNVALPEENVYRDGILKALGN; encoded by the coding sequence ATGGCCTCAACTATATATGAATTTTTCGGCTACAGACCAGAAGACGAATCTTTACAAGCACTTGAGGCAGCAAGTAATTGCCGCTGTCCTATTTTAAAAGATACTTGTGAAAAGACGTTAAATGACGGCAAAATATCTGGCGTATGTTCGTTAAAGCCAATTACTAGCGATCCAGTAATTTGCTGTCCCATACGACTATATGCAGAAGATTATAAAATGCTTTCTGATATAGTAAAGATTGCATTTGGCAAAGATTACCCACTTGTTCTAGGTAAGGAAGCACTTAATAAGGTAAAATCCTCTAAGGCAGAATGCATTGCCGTATTCGGCAAGCGATGGGGTGGTGAATTACGTTTGCCTCAAAGGTCTGGTTCTGGGAGTTATTTTGTCGATTGGGTTCTTGCTAAACTTTCAAATGATGGTCAATTGGAAGAATTTGTAGCAGTTGAAGTTCAAACCATTGATAGCACAGGCAATTATAGAAACGGGGTTTTTGAATTGGAAGAAAGTAGAACTCAAGTAAAAACTACAGCAGGACTTAACTGGGAAAACGTTTCAAAACGAATTTTACCTCAGCTAATTTATAAGGGGCAAGTGCTTCAACGTGAGGAACTTTGTAAAAAGGGCTTATTCTTTGTTTGTCCTGAGCCTGTATACACTAAAATTACAAATAGATTAGGTGGACAAAAAGGTTTATTAAAATATTCACTACAACCCGCTTCAATAAGTTTTATCCCTTATAATTATGATTTTACGAAAAGCACAAATTTTGGGGAATTAATACCTTTAATGTCAATAGGAGCTCATTCAACTACGGTATACAAAGTGCAAGAAGCATTCAATAATGTGGCACTTCCTGAAGAAAATGTTTACAGAGATGGCATTCTTAAAGCTCTAGGCAATTAA
- a CDS encoding DUF2062 domain-containing protein, with translation MAVSVRTAHLGIGRFLRRKLWNPLLALAKQGFTPHQLALTIALGSGFGMIPFFGGTTLLCTFWALRLRLNVAFTILVGYLMQPFQLALYVPFVDLGQHMFPVTPIPFSIEKLTTMFQTDWWLALQQLWFANLLGIVAWLFCFIPFGLAVYFSSRKVLHKVLPAAP, from the coding sequence ATGGCAGTGAGCGTACGGACCGCCCATCTGGGAATTGGCAGATTTTTGCGGCGAAAGCTGTGGAACCCGCTGTTGGCTTTGGCCAAGCAAGGGTTCACCCCGCACCAGCTGGCCTTGACCATCGCCCTGGGGTCGGGTTTTGGAATGATTCCTTTTTTTGGCGGCACCACCTTGTTGTGTACGTTTTGGGCGTTGCGGCTGCGGCTGAACGTGGCGTTCACTATTTTGGTGGGGTACCTGATGCAGCCATTCCAATTGGCGCTCTATGTACCGTTTGTAGATTTGGGCCAGCATATGTTCCCGGTGACGCCTATTCCGTTTTCTATTGAAAAACTGACCACCATGTTCCAAACCGATTGGTGGCTGGCGCTGCAGCAACTTTGGTTCGCTAACTTGCTGGGCATTGTGGCCTGGCTCTTCTGCTTTATTCCGTTTGGGTTGGCCGTGTATTTCTCTAGCCGAAAAGTCCTGCACAAAGTATTACCGGCTGCACCGTAA
- a CDS encoding malate:quinone oxidoreductase: MTKNENSIVTHPDVVLIGAGIMSATLGLMLKQLQPDITIEIYERLDEVASESSDAWNNAGTGHSAFCELNYTPEKPDGSIDTSKANLIAEWFEQSRQFWAFLVERGIVPDPKTFISPVPHMSFVWGENNVNFLRKRYQAMVASPLFQDMQFTQNPDQIKDWMPLVMEGRNETQQVAATRMDLGTDVNFGCLTRNLFKHLKSLGGVELHLNHEVTKLKQKEDGLWRVRVKNLATDVKRRARAKFVFIGAGGGSLPLLLASGIPEGEGFGGFPVSGQWLKCVNPDIIAQHQAKVYGKAAVGSPPMSVPHLDTRMINGQRALLFGPYAGFTTKFLKKGSFFDLPLSIKVNNLRPMLAAGYTNIPLTKYLIGQVLQSDEDRVEALREYVPTARAQDWELEVAGQRVQVIKKDEEKGGILEFGTEVVTSKDGSIAALLGASPGASTAVSIMVSLIQTCFPEKSKTPEWQAKLKEMIPTLGVSLQENPELCAQVRARTSQILQLTYIPK, from the coding sequence ATGACCAAAAACGAGAACTCCATAGTCACGCACCCAGACGTGGTTTTGATAGGGGCCGGCATCATGAGTGCCACTTTGGGCCTAATGCTCAAACAACTGCAGCCGGACATCACCATAGAAATATATGAACGCCTGGACGAGGTAGCCTCTGAAAGCTCAGACGCCTGGAACAACGCCGGCACGGGCCATTCTGCCTTCTGCGAACTGAACTACACCCCAGAGAAACCAGACGGTTCCATTGACACGTCCAAAGCCAACCTCATAGCCGAATGGTTTGAGCAGTCGCGGCAGTTCTGGGCCTTTCTGGTGGAACGCGGCATTGTGCCAGACCCCAAGACCTTCATTAGCCCTGTGCCGCACATGAGCTTTGTGTGGGGCGAAAACAATGTGAATTTTCTCCGGAAAAGGTACCAGGCCATGGTGGCCTCTCCCCTGTTCCAGGACATGCAGTTCACCCAAAACCCAGACCAGATTAAGGACTGGATGCCGCTGGTGATGGAGGGGCGCAATGAGACCCAGCAAGTAGCTGCCACCCGCATGGACCTGGGCACCGATGTCAACTTCGGCTGCCTCACGAGAAATCTGTTCAAACACCTGAAATCCTTGGGTGGCGTGGAATTACACCTGAACCATGAAGTCACCAAACTAAAGCAAAAAGAAGACGGCCTGTGGCGCGTGCGGGTCAAAAACTTAGCCACTGACGTAAAACGCCGCGCCCGCGCCAAATTTGTATTTATTGGGGCCGGCGGTGGTTCCTTGCCGCTGTTGCTGGCCTCGGGCATTCCGGAAGGCGAAGGCTTTGGCGGATTTCCGGTGAGCGGGCAGTGGCTTAAATGCGTGAATCCAGACATCATTGCCCAGCACCAGGCCAAGGTGTACGGCAAGGCCGCCGTGGGGTCGCCGCCCATGTCGGTGCCGCACCTGGACACGCGCATGATCAATGGGCAGCGGGCGCTGTTGTTCGGGCCATATGCCGGGTTTACTACCAAGTTTTTGAAGAAGGGCTCCTTCTTTGACCTTCCGCTTTCCATTAAAGTCAACAATCTGCGGCCTATGCTGGCGGCGGGCTACACCAACATTCCCCTGACCAAATACCTCATAGGCCAGGTGCTGCAGTCAGATGAAGACCGCGTAGAAGCGCTACGTGAATACGTGCCTACCGCGCGCGCGCAGGACTGGGAACTGGAAGTAGCCGGACAGCGCGTGCAGGTGATCAAGAAAGACGAAGAGAAAGGCGGTATCCTGGAATTTGGCACCGAGGTGGTGACCTCCAAAGACGGGTCCATTGCCGCCTTGCTGGGCGCCTCGCCGGGTGCTTCCACGGCCGTGTCTATTATGGTGAGCCTGATTCAGACCTGTTTCCCGGAGAAATCAAAAACCCCTGAATGGCAGGCGAAGCTCAAGGAAATGATTCCAACGTTGGGCGTCTCGCTCCAGGAAAATCCTGAGCTGTGCGCCCAGGTAAGGGCCAGAACCAGCCAAATCTTGCAATTGACTTATATTCCAAAGTAA
- a CDS encoding T9SS type A sorting domain-containing protein, producing MRLANATLKFTYDEKVLELAETPIPEYPRDSDNMLSSDDYFFHNNLTGPKDGSVNNGYSTLSVEKGIMPTGTNTDNKTYQITINNQLMGSQLEVNPSSNIQKFLSINDSTTIVTLKFKVIGSGYANINWLNHTDDYEVILLNDNNVDTEPKIKLTTENIYVQRDEDKYKVQLTTTGTGTKSNPIVVTAKSLEAFDLQAGSVGFYVYFYTANTSYVPEETKDLLVLANSFGWNPATIQLEELPLETFRKYTVGGSTQEHESYYNYRIKYISNAGTQKDDTWKPTATQNLLSLVFNEVPSPTKELKPIDIYIEAIRGDQATSTTFKDYSNLDHNVIEVQREFTVRETTLPVTLTSFTATAANGRVNLKWATASEKDNKEFIVERSRTTSQFEPIATVAGGGTSTTALTYAAVDSKPLAGTSYYRLKQIDFDGKFEYSKIITVTQNSSAAESITITSVHPNPFQNRVALQFSLQAEANVEVSLLDLNGKTFYSKTIKAKTGDQEHILENMGNLANGIYFIKVVSNGQVAVQKLVKSN from the coding sequence ATGCGGTTAGCCAATGCAACCCTAAAATTCACGTATGATGAAAAAGTCTTAGAACTAGCCGAGACCCCTATTCCTGAGTATCCGCGTGATTCTGACAACATGCTTAGTTCAGATGATTATTTCTTCCATAACAACTTAACGGGGCCTAAGGACGGAAGTGTCAATAATGGGTACAGCACCCTGTCTGTGGAAAAAGGAATTATGCCAACTGGTACTAACACAGACAACAAAACCTACCAAATTACCATTAATAATCAATTGATGGGCTCGCAATTAGAAGTGAATCCCTCTTCTAACATTCAAAAATTCCTGTCAATAAATGACTCCACTACTATTGTCACGTTAAAATTCAAAGTCATAGGTTCAGGTTATGCCAATATAAATTGGTTAAACCACACAGATGACTATGAAGTCATTCTTTTGAATGATAACAATGTAGATACTGAACCTAAAATAAAGCTGACCACTGAAAACATTTATGTGCAGCGGGATGAAGACAAATACAAAGTTCAACTTACCACCACTGGTACCGGCACTAAAAGCAATCCTATTGTAGTAACGGCTAAATCTCTGGAGGCTTTTGACCTTCAAGCCGGATCGGTTGGGTTTTATGTGTACTTCTATACAGCCAATACCAGTTATGTACCTGAAGAAACCAAAGACTTACTAGTATTGGCAAACAGTTTTGGCTGGAATCCCGCCACCATACAATTAGAAGAACTTCCTTTGGAGACCTTTAGAAAATACACCGTAGGTGGGTCAACTCAAGAGCACGAATCTTATTACAATTATAGAATCAAGTATATCAGCAATGCTGGCACGCAAAAAGATGACACCTGGAAACCAACTGCCACGCAAAACCTTTTGTCTTTGGTATTCAATGAAGTTCCAAGCCCTACTAAAGAATTGAAGCCTATAGATATTTATATAGAAGCAATTAGAGGAGACCAAGCCACTTCCACTACTTTTAAAGACTACAGTAACCTGGACCATAACGTTATTGAAGTACAGAGAGAATTTACGGTTAGGGAAACCACGCTACCTGTAACCTTAACAAGCTTTACCGCTACCGCTGCCAACGGCAGAGTCAACTTGAAATGGGCTACCGCTTCTGAAAAAGACAACAAAGAGTTTATTGTAGAAAGAAGCAGAACCACCAGCCAGTTTGAGCCTATCGCCACTGTAGCAGGCGGAGGCACCAGTACCACGGCCCTTACTTACGCTGCTGTAGATAGCAAACCTTTGGCAGGAACGTCTTACTACCGCTTAAAGCAAATAGATTTTGACGGAAAGTTTGAGTACTCTAAAATCATAACGGTCACCCAGAACTCCAGTGCCGCTGAGTCCATCACCATTACTTCGGTGCACCCTAATCCTTTCCAGAACAGAGTGGCTTTGCAGTTTAGTTTACAAGCCGAGGCGAATGTAGAGGTTAGCTTACTGGATTTAAACGGAAAGACTTTTTACTCCAAAACCATCAAAGCAAAAACAGGCGACCAGGAACATATTCTGGAAAACATGGGCAACCTTGCCAATGGCATCTATTTTATTAAAGTAGTGTCTAATGGCCAGGTGGCCGTCCAGAAACTGGTCAAGAGCAATTAA
- a CDS encoding PD-(D/E)XK nuclease family protein: MQSFLRQTAEHIYQTYTDQLSELCIVLPTRRATLYFKNALAQAAPTGIWSPQIFSMEDFVCSMAQVDVLEPLHLQLDLYDLMLQQDPHLDFDQFVGWSATLLEDFSRMDMELVNPGAVFEYVSEAKALERWDPSNPGSSAPTPNVKQYFQLWANLEKTYFALQDKLKKDKQAYTGMAFRLVAERIKEIAQSEKAFFRYIFIGLNALSKAEQKIINTLLEAGKADVFFDSDAYYMAPESDKRAGHFLKRYKAKWPLPEWNWEQNLLLTDTKEINAIGVANASMQGKIAGQLLREIREKDPSAEIAIILPDETLLLPVLHSISDEVTDYNVTMGLSFKGTPLFNLVDLLFEVHLTGVVQPADTGYKVNRYHHVAVTKLLQHPFLRRYEQYLNSVAERETDLDLFQHVLDEMVQRNSVLLTAEEIIKLGREHPMFITLFSTWRDCTDLIETLYNLVDALGRIYRVETENPIETEYLYLLFTIVKRLDTLFDCREHKISVRSFKKFLYEQIGNTKLPFSGEPISPTQVMGMLETRALDFENLIILSVNENILPQPKKQNSLFPYDVLRMFGLPTYAEQESITSYYFYRLLQRAKRVNLLYVLPSDTYGSGEKSRFILQLQHDLAPRNPNLTFRELTAVVEQLDTKEYEPDIIIQKDEALLAKLKQQLQYGLYPSHLNQFVNCSLQYYFSRIAKLEEVDEIDEKVGADTFGTIVHQVLEDYFRPFADSGAPIEKPDVELMLANLPEKVKQEFKRGTLGNLPEQGMNLILYQVAVQLLTRYLEGLLSSDELPLYILQLEEKLFTDLEVTLPHGEKITARIAGKADRIDLSGQTLRVIDYKTGKVEAKNLKVKPEELEEALLHDRKLDKVRQLWLYRYILAKEMQKGSLLESKILNLPKAQYGYEAGIISFRNLEAGVLTSHLPFQDEAGAPVDFTLMSETLLRKLVNNMLDPQEPIRKTNDLETCQYCAYKTICARG, translated from the coding sequence ATGCAATCATTCCTTCGGCAAACCGCCGAGCATATTTACCAGACCTACACAGACCAGCTCAGTGAGTTGTGCATTGTGCTGCCTACGCGCCGCGCCACGCTTTATTTCAAGAATGCATTGGCACAGGCTGCACCCACCGGCATCTGGTCGCCGCAGATTTTCTCCATGGAAGATTTTGTCTGCAGCATGGCGCAGGTAGACGTGCTGGAACCTCTGCACCTGCAACTGGACCTCTATGATCTCATGTTGCAACAAGACCCGCACCTGGACTTCGACCAGTTTGTGGGCTGGAGTGCCACGCTGCTGGAGGACTTCTCGCGCATGGACATGGAATTGGTGAACCCCGGCGCCGTGTTTGAGTACGTGAGCGAAGCCAAAGCCCTGGAGCGTTGGGACCCGTCAAACCCCGGCAGCAGCGCCCCCACCCCCAACGTAAAGCAGTATTTCCAACTCTGGGCCAACCTGGAGAAAACCTATTTCGCGCTGCAGGACAAGCTCAAGAAAGACAAGCAGGCCTACACTGGCATGGCGTTTAGATTGGTGGCCGAACGCATCAAGGAAATCGCCCAGAGCGAAAAAGCGTTTTTCCGGTACATCTTCATCGGGTTGAATGCCTTGTCCAAAGCCGAGCAGAAAATCATCAACACCCTGCTGGAGGCCGGCAAAGCCGATGTCTTCTTTGATTCTGACGCGTATTACATGGCCCCAGAATCTGATAAGCGCGCCGGGCATTTCTTAAAGCGCTACAAAGCCAAGTGGCCCCTGCCCGAATGGAACTGGGAACAAAATCTGCTGCTCACAGATACCAAGGAAATCAACGCCATTGGCGTGGCCAACGCCAGCATGCAAGGCAAAATTGCCGGCCAGCTGCTGCGCGAAATAAGAGAGAAAGACCCTTCCGCCGAAATTGCCATCATTCTGCCAGATGAAACGTTGCTGCTGCCGGTGCTCCATTCCATCTCAGACGAAGTCACCGACTACAACGTGACCATGGGGCTTTCTTTTAAAGGCACGCCTTTGTTCAATCTTGTAGATCTGTTGTTTGAGGTCCACCTCACGGGCGTGGTGCAACCCGCAGACACGGGCTATAAAGTAAACCGCTACCACCACGTGGCTGTGACCAAGTTGCTGCAGCATCCGTTTTTGCGGCGCTATGAACAATACCTCAACAGCGTGGCCGAGCGCGAAACCGATCTGGATTTGTTCCAACACGTACTGGACGAGATGGTACAGCGCAACAGCGTGCTGCTCACCGCCGAAGAAATCATCAAGCTGGGCCGAGAGCACCCAATGTTCATCACGCTCTTCAGCACATGGCGAGATTGCACCGATCTTATTGAAACGCTCTACAACCTGGTAGATGCGCTGGGCAGAATTTACCGCGTAGAAACCGAAAACCCCATTGAAACCGAATACCTTTACCTGCTCTTCACCATTGTCAAGCGCCTGGACACGCTTTTTGACTGCCGCGAGCACAAGATTTCGGTGCGCAGTTTCAAGAAGTTTCTGTACGAGCAGATAGGCAATACCAAGCTTCCGTTCAGCGGCGAACCCATCTCGCCTACCCAAGTTATGGGTATGCTGGAGACGCGCGCCCTGGATTTTGAAAACCTCATCATCCTGAGCGTAAACGAGAACATCTTGCCCCAGCCCAAAAAGCAGAACTCGCTGTTCCCTTATGATGTGTTACGCATGTTCGGCTTGCCCACGTACGCTGAGCAGGAAAGCATTACGTCTTACTATTTCTACCGCTTGCTGCAACGTGCCAAACGCGTGAATTTGCTGTACGTGCTGCCCTCAGACACCTACGGCTCCGGCGAGAAAAGCAGGTTCATTTTACAGCTGCAGCATGATTTGGCGCCGCGCAACCCCAACCTTACCTTCAGGGAACTGACCGCCGTGGTGGAGCAGCTGGACACCAAGGAATACGAGCCCGACATTATCATCCAGAAAGACGAGGCCTTGTTAGCGAAGCTCAAGCAACAACTGCAGTATGGGCTCTACCCCTCGCACCTGAACCAGTTTGTGAACTGCTCGCTGCAATATTATTTCAGCCGAATTGCCAAGCTGGAGGAAGTGGACGAAATTGACGAAAAAGTGGGCGCCGACACCTTCGGGACGATTGTGCACCAGGTGCTGGAAGATTATTTCAGGCCCTTTGCCGACAGCGGCGCACCCATTGAGAAACCTGATGTGGAGCTGATGTTGGCCAACCTGCCAGAGAAAGTAAAGCAGGAGTTCAAGCGCGGCACCTTGGGCAATCTTCCGGAGCAAGGCATGAATCTTATTCTCTACCAGGTGGCGGTGCAACTGCTCACGCGTTATCTGGAAGGCCTGCTCTCTTCTGATGAATTGCCCCTGTACATTCTGCAGCTGGAAGAAAAACTGTTCACTGATCTGGAAGTAACCTTGCCGCACGGCGAAAAAATAACGGCCCGCATAGCCGGCAAAGCCGACCGCATTGACCTGAGCGGCCAAACCCTGCGCGTGATTGACTACAAAACTGGCAAGGTGGAGGCCAAGAACCTGAAGGTAAAACCCGAGGAACTGGAAGAAGCCCTGCTCCATGACCGAAAGCTTGACAAAGTACGGCAGTTGTGGCTCTACCGCTACATTTTGGCCAAAGAAATGCAGAAAGGAAGCCTGTTGGAGAGCAAAATCCTGAACCTGCCAAAAGCCCAATATGGCTACGAAGCAGGCATCATCTCTTTCCGGAACCTTGAAGCGGGCGTCTTGACTTCCCATTTGCCTTTTCAGGATGAAGCTGGCGCGCCGGTAGATTTCACGCTCATGTCTGAGACGCTCTTACGAAAGCTGGTGAACAACATGCTGGACCCGCAGGAGCCCATCAGAAAAACCAACGACCTGGAAACCTGCCAGTACTGCGCCTATAAAACCATCTGCGCCAGAGGATAA
- a CDS encoding DUF4920 domain-containing protein produces the protein MKKLTFLLLALFTVTAAFAQKDIMPAKAGVTYGKKVNAKQAVTMAELPAKFASDSVFTGKIEGTVVEVCKKKGCFMKVARPNGEAVMVKFTDYAFFMPQDIVGKTVVMQGTAKVTETSVERLQHFAKDAGKTQEEIAAITKPKTDIEIVADGVLVVK, from the coding sequence ATGAAAAAACTGACCTTCTTATTGCTGGCTTTGTTCACTGTGACGGCCGCTTTTGCCCAGAAAGACATTATGCCGGCCAAAGCCGGAGTTACCTACGGCAAGAAAGTGAACGCCAAACAAGCCGTGACCATGGCCGAACTGCCTGCCAAGTTTGCCTCTGATTCTGTGTTCACCGGCAAGATTGAAGGCACCGTGGTAGAAGTATGCAAGAAGAAAGGCTGTTTCATGAAAGTGGCCCGCCCCAACGGTGAGGCCGTGATGGTGAAATTCACAGACTACGCCTTCTTCATGCCCCAGGACATTGTAGGCAAAACCGTGGTAATGCAGGGCACCGCCAAAGTAACCGAAACTTCTGTGGAGCGTTTGCAGCATTTCGCCAAAGATGCCGGTAAAACCCAGGAAGAGATTGCCGCCATCACTAAACCTAAAACCGACATTGAAATTGTAGCCGACGGTGTGTTGGTGGTAAAATAG
- a CDS encoding acetyl-CoA carboxylase carboxyltransferase subunit alpha produces MLLDFEQPIASLEGKLAEMKKLAEESQVDVSEAVQALEEKIKSLKKETYSNLTRWQRVQLSRHIERPYTLDYIKGLTSSFVELHGDRNVRDDKAMVGGFGEIDGQTIMFIGQQKGRNTKERQHRNFGMANPEGYRKALRLMKLAEKFNKPIVTFIDTPGAFPGLEAEERGQGEAIARNLKEMFMLKVPVICIIIGEGASGGALGIGIGDRVYMLENTWYSVISPESCSSILWRSWNFKEQAAEALKLTAKDMLGNKLVDGIIKEPLGGAHVNPTKMLKTMKKKIMETLEELQAVRPEDRIMQRIEKFGEMGVVTE; encoded by the coding sequence ATGCTGTTAGACTTTGAACAACCCATCGCATCTTTAGAGGGAAAATTAGCCGAGATGAAAAAACTGGCCGAAGAAAGCCAGGTAGACGTGTCTGAGGCGGTGCAGGCACTGGAAGAAAAAATAAAATCACTAAAGAAAGAGACCTATTCCAACTTGACCAGATGGCAACGCGTACAGCTGTCGCGTCACATAGAGAGACCCTACACCTTAGACTATATAAAGGGCCTCACCTCCTCGTTTGTGGAACTGCACGGCGACCGGAACGTACGCGACGACAAAGCCATGGTGGGCGGTTTTGGCGAAATTGACGGGCAAACCATCATGTTCATAGGCCAGCAGAAAGGCCGGAACACCAAGGAGCGCCAGCACCGTAACTTCGGGATGGCCAACCCAGAAGGTTACCGCAAGGCCTTGCGCCTGATGAAGCTCGCTGAGAAATTCAACAAACCCATTGTCACGTTCATAGACACGCCCGGCGCTTTCCCAGGCCTGGAGGCCGAAGAACGGGGACAAGGCGAGGCCATCGCCCGAAACTTGAAAGAGATGTTCATGCTCAAAGTGCCTGTGATCTGCATTATCATTGGCGAAGGTGCCTCCGGTGGTGCCTTGGGCATTGGCATCGGAGATAGAGTGTATATGCTGGAGAACACGTGGTACTCGGTGATTTCGCCGGAATCTTGTTCTTCTATTTTATGGCGAAGCTGGAATTTTAAAGAACAGGCCGCCGAAGCGCTTAAACTCACCGCCAAAGACATGTTGGGCAATAAATTGGTGGACGGGATTATCAAAGAACCGCTGGGCGGCGCGCACGTGAACCCCACCAAAATGCTCAAGACCATGAAAAAGAAAATCATGGAAACGCTGGAAGAACTGCAGGCTGTGCGCCCCGAAGACAGAATCATGCAGCGCATTGAGAAGTTTGGTGAAATGGGCGTGGTGACAGAATAA